The window GGGTGATGTAATAGAGGAGATTGCCCATCTTTCCGAAGCGGGAGTCCGCGACTTCGCATTTTATGACGACGCGCTCTTAGTCGATTCCGACAGCCACTTCAAGCCGATACTGAGATCGCTCATCGCGACTGGGATTGAGGCGCGATTCCATGCCCCGAACGGACTCCACGCCCGGTTCCTGGACCAAGAACTGGCGGCGCTGATGAAGATGGTCGACTTCAAGACGTTGCGGCTCGGCCTTGAAAGCGTCGACAGGGAGCGGCAGAAATCGACGGGAGGTAAGGTGGATACGGAGGAGATATCGCGAGCCGTCAGGTATCTCAGGAACGCGGGATTCACGAAGAGAGAGATGGGGGTATACCTCATGTACGGACTCCCCGCCCAGGAACTGGAGGAGGTGAAGGAAGGGATCGGCTTTCTCAAGTCTCTCGAAGTCTCGATACACCTTTCGGAGTTTTCTCCGATAAGGGGCACACGGTACTGGGATGAACTCGTGGGAGCGGGGATAATACATGACGGTCTGGACCCGCTGCTCACAAACAACTCCGTCTTTTCCTTTCTCCATTCGAAGTATGATTCCGGAGACGTCGAAAAGATGAGGCTCGATCTGAAGAGATATAATAGCGAGTCGTGAGAAGGACGGAGTTGACTTATCGAGACGATTTTGTTAACGTAACGGTCGTTACGGGCGATGGAGTTCGCCATGAACCGCTTTGGCTGCCAAAGCTGATGACTCCTACTCTCAATCTCTTGAGGGCAGGGGTTTTTTTAATGCCTGGAGAGGAGAAAGGTCATGCATGAAGTCTGGGGAATGGCGGCACTCTGGATCGGTCTCGCCTTAATCGCCACCTTGCTCTCCATCTGGTTCCGCATAGCGACGGCCCTCTCCGAGATCATCGTCGGCACTGTCGCACAGCTCGTCATAGGCGCACTCGTCGGAACTACGCTCGGCTCTGACCTGCCCTGGATCAAATTTTTATCCGGAACAGGCGCTATCGTCTTGACATTTCTCGCAGGCGCTGAACTTGACCCTGTTGTCTTTAAGGCGAAATTGAAAGAGGCGTCAGCCATCGGCTTCATCTCCTTCCTGGCCCCGTTTCTCGGCTGCACCGCTGCCGCGTATTATCTGCTTCACTGGTCTGTGATGGCAAGCTGGCTTGCGGGTGTGGCCCTTTCTACCACCTCGGTTGCCGTGGTATACGCAGTGATGCTCGAGCTCGGGCTGAATATGACGGATTTTGGCAAGACGGTTCTCGCTGCCTGCTTTGTTACCGACCTGGGAACCGTTCTCGCCCTTGGCCTGATCTTCGCACCCTTCACGATGAAAACGTTGATCTTTGTGGGGGCCAGTGCAGCGACCTTCTTCGTCCTTCCCTCTCTCACACCGCGTTTTTTTCGGAAATACGGGGAACGGCCTTCAGAGCTTGAAGCGAAATATCTCCTTCTCTTTCTTTTCGGCCTTGGCTCCCTGGCTGTCTGGTCGGACAGCGAAGCGGTACTCCCTGCTTACATCATAGGCATGGTGCTGGCCGGGACAGTGGGGAAAGACCACGTTCTCATCAGGCGGCTCCGGACGTTGACATTCGGCCTGCTCACGCCTTTCTACTTCATACGCGCCGGGTCGTTTGTGTCGCTTCAGGCCCTTCTCACGGCTCCGCTTGCTCTCGCAGTGCTCTTCTCATCGAAGATAATCACAAAGATAGTAGGCGTATATCCGACAACAAAGATTTACCGATACGCCCAAAAGGAGGGAATTTATACCACGCTCCTCATGTCTACCGGTCTTACCTTCGGCTCGATATCCGCTCTCTTCGGGTTGAGCCACGGGATAATAGACCGGCAGCAGTATTCTCTGCTCATTGCCGCGGTAATCGGAAGCGCCGTCGTGCCGACGCTCATAGCCAACGCCTTTTTCATCCCTCATTACCTGTTACCCAAAAAGGAAAAGGACAAATCGTTGCAGACGGAAGCCGTAACGGATGCGTGATAGAGGAGGATTCCATGATCAAGAAGATAGTTGTTGCATTTGACGGTTCAGGGCAGTCCGGCAAAGCCTTCGATTTCGCACTGGAACTCACAAGACTCTGCCCGGGTGCTGCTCCGGAGATACTCGTGCTTTCCGTTGCCCAGCCTCCTGAGCCTATCGACATCGTGGAGATGGATGCGGTCATCGACAGCGCGACGGAGCACTACAACGAACTGCTGAAGGGCCTCAAGGAAAAGGCCGGAAAACGCGATATCGAGATAAAGACTGAGGTGGTCATCGGCCATCCGGCGGATCAAATCGTGAGACATGCGAAGGAGAAGAACGCAGACATGATAGTCATGGGGCAGAAGGGAAAATCGAGGGTCGAAAGCTGGCTGCTCGGCTCCGTCTCCAAGCGGGTAGCCACCTATGCGCATTGCTCAGTCACGATCGTGAAGTAGCGTCACGAGGATGCACCATCGATGATGAACTATATCGTTGTCTTTGCAGGCGGGGGCATCGGCTCCGTCGCGCGGTACATCGTTGCGACCTGGATAGGCCAGCGGTGGGGAAGGAGTTTTCCCCTCGGCACCTTCATGGTTAATGTGAGCGGCAGTTTTCTCATCGGGCTGCTCATGACCCTTATGACTGAGCGCTTCATCGAAAACCCGCAATGGAGACTGCTCCTTGTCGTGGGTGGCCTCGGAGGATACACTACCTTCTCGACCTTCGAGTATGAAACAGGCAGACTTGTTGCAGACGGAGAGCTGATATACGCCGGACTTAACGTCGTTCTGAGCGTATTTTTGGGTTTCTCAGCCCTGAAACTTGGAGAAGTGATCGCGAAAATCGTATAGGAGATGACCCTATGGTTACGAAAGGACCCGCTAAGAAGATGACCATTTATGTTGACGAGACGGACAGGTTTCACGGCAGACTCGTCTATGAAGTGCTCATGGATATCTTTTTCAAAAAGAAGATCGGAGGGGCGAGCGTCTTCAGGGGGGTCGCGGGATACGGAACAGACGGGATATTCCATACGGCCAAAATGCTCGAACTCTCGACGAGCATGCCTATAAGGATCG of the Thermodesulfovibrionales bacterium genome contains:
- a CDS encoding cation:proton antiporter gives rise to the protein MHEVWGMAALWIGLALIATLLSIWFRIATALSEIIVGTVAQLVIGALVGTTLGSDLPWIKFLSGTGAIVLTFLAGAELDPVVFKAKLKEASAIGFISFLAPFLGCTAAAYYLLHWSVMASWLAGVALSTTSVAVVYAVMLELGLNMTDFGKTVLAACFVTDLGTVLALGLIFAPFTMKTLIFVGASAATFFVLPSLTPRFFRKYGERPSELEAKYLLLFLFGLGSLAVWSDSEAVLPAYIIGMVLAGTVGKDHVLIRRLRTLTFGLLTPFYFIRAGSFVSLQALLTAPLALAVLFSSKIITKIVGVYPTTKIYRYAQKEGIYTTLLMSTGLTFGSISALFGLSHGIIDRQQYSLLIAAVIGSAVVPTLIANAFFIPHYLLPKKEKDKSLQTEAVTDA
- a CDS encoding universal stress protein — translated: MIKKIVVAFDGSGQSGKAFDFALELTRLCPGAAPEILVLSVAQPPEPIDIVEMDAVIDSATEHYNELLKGLKEKAGKRDIEIKTEVVIGHPADQIVRHAKEKNADMIVMGQKGKSRVESWLLGSVSKRVATYAHCSVTIVK
- the crcB gene encoding fluoride efflux transporter CrcB; amino-acid sequence: MMNYIVVFAGGGIGSVARYIVATWIGQRWGRSFPLGTFMVNVSGSFLIGLLMTLMTERFIENPQWRLLLVVGGLGGYTTFSTFEYETGRLVADGELIYAGLNVVLSVFLGFSALKLGEVIAKIV